TCCACACCAACTGGACAGGCCATGGTGGAAACGTCTCCTCTTCTTCTTACaatgcctaaaaaaaaacaaccccatCTTTACATCCCTGAAATCCACAAACCGGACAGGAAGACGACTTTGTTACATTCCTCCTTTACAGCCTCGACTGAACACCCAAAACCTGCCCCACCCTTCGTCTTTAAACACCTTTCTCCTTCTTTCAGACTTGTGGCAGttttatttatcagtttattAGTTTATCTCCTGTAAACTCTGCCTGTGTCTTAATCTAGCAACAGTCACGTCTGAGGAAGCTGCAGTAACACCATCGAGGGTTATGTTCACCTGTCATGTTGTGCCCAGGGTTAACTCTGGATTAAGTTGGACAGTTAGCACTGTGCTGCATTAGGCTAAATAAAGATCTCAATCCCTTTAGAATTAGCTTGGATGATTCTTACTCTGTGGCTGCTGTAAGCAGGACTGAGGCGTGCCCATGTGTAGCTTTAAACTTGGCACCACATCATAGTGGAAGCTTAAAATGTAAACAACGCCCCGGCTGCATGGAGTTAACCTGAGCTTATAATGGTCTGTAAGTTTTAACCTGTTGGTTTAAAATGTTAacgtttcatttattctgacaaTTGTTACTttggaaatccactttgatctcctggcaACTGCCAGTTTTTGTCAGAGGCGTccactgatcgctttgatgttttccttgacttctgcatagtaattccagcaagattctatttattcttattttattctatagtcaaaaagaacacaaattaaaccttaaaatattattaaagtaGAATCTTGCTGGGAATACTATGCAAAAGTcaaggaaaacatcaaagcaatcagcagacacttCTGACAAAAACTGGCAGttaacagttgaaacatgtgAGGAGGTCAAAGTAGATTTCCTaagaaacagttgtctgaataaatgaaaacttaacataaaattaaaaaagaatcttgctggaattactgtTGGTTTAACCCAAACGTCTGCTTCAAACTCACATTAGACAGATTTTAAAAGTAgaattttaatgttatttattaacaGTGCATACGTTTAGTAAATTTgaagatacagtatgtgtttctaGGACtttcactttgatgatgaaatatgtaacttttttttttatccctacgtgaataaaagtatttaaaatatcaaatttaaatacatgaacaattaaaaaaataaaatgcattatttgaAATGAACTGAACCATTCAGTGTAGGAAAGGTAAAAGTTGCCTTAAAAATCAGTTCAGTTGTCCTCAAAGAATGTAAAGAGCAGAGGCCACATGAGCCAATCAAAGCTGCCTGAATTTCTCCAAAAATAgtgtaaaacaatttaaataataaacaaacattacttcttcaaaaataacactgatgcgagtatttttttaaattacggtTCATTAGCAGAATGCAATGACGATTCATCAAGATTGTTCAACACTGACGTAAACTAACTTTTTCACTGTTTCCACCTGATCTAATAAACCAGTGCTTTAAAGAACTCATCTAATGGAGCTGAATACAGTAACTTACCTGGCCAACAACACACTAATAATGTCATGATTTAAATGCATTGCCACCACTGACCTTTACCTCCAAACATGACACAGCAGCGCCTCCAACTGATAGAAAACTAAACTCCACCCACTAACACATCACAGATGAGGTTAAGTCTCAAATAGACACACATATCTCAAATTAAAGATTTAAATATCCCCCAAAATAGAAATAGAACATCTGGCAGCCTTCAGGCCTCCTACACAGAACACATCTGGTTCTAGTAATGGTGTCAACCTACTACACATGGAATTAATGATCATTAGCACCTTAATGCTTCATTGATCATACACTTTACTAATGTGAATGAATCACTGCCAGTTAACAGGTATGTTTGGTGTCAACAccacattttcatttgtttcctTAATTGGCTTCTTAGatttggtataataataataatccatctaAAACTGATTTTGTTAATaagtgtaaaatatatatatatattgaccaaaataaaagctttaccaaaaaATAGATCTATTCAATTTAATCAGAACAAATATTTGAGGGTAAGATCAACTTCACTTAAGAGTCTTGATATAAAACCAATAATGTAGCTAATCCACGAGTTATAATGAAGTTTTAATGCGTGCTACAGCATGTGGAGCAACAACAATATAACATGTATAAAAAATATGATTATCAACTGAAGGTCACAAATATGAACTTCAACTTTCTGTCAGATAAAGTAGTCAAACCTTTTTCATCTGTAAACATTGCTATTggaacaataaattaaaaaagcagaTACAAGCTTTAGCATTTCTGTGCGAACAATCATTAGACTGTAAGGTATTTTAACCTGTAAATATGGATTATGAATAAAATCCcttaaaagtacacaaaatggtaAAGCCATACATTTACTGTGAtttaatacatatatacacagaccctttcaaaaaatttaatttcatggaaaagttgtttaatttccataattccattcacaAAGTTAACTTTCATatattatagattcagggcccacaatttaaatgattttaagtatttatttttacataatttgggcttccagatcataaaacccacaaaaacaggagttcaaaaaattagaccactggccaacagtccagtccttctctTTTTTccctgcaaaaactgaaaagtaaatgatttcttcacagtattctaattttttcaaatcttgtttttgtgggttttatgagctggaagctcaaattatgtaaaaataaacaaataaatacttgaattcgtttaaattgtaggccctgaatctatgaaagtttaactttttgaatggaattatggaaatgaaacaacttttctatgaaattaaattttttggGAAAGGATCTGCATATTATAATCAACAGGTTTAGGAAATTTAGCTTGGATATGAATTCAGGTCTTAACAGTAATAATCAGACCTTTACTTTTGTCAAATTAACTTTTAGTACTCGTGCAAGAAATAGAAAATCCCTGATATAACAACTGTTTCAGTTTGACAATTTAAAATGTAGGTTTTGGGGTATTTCTGAAtaacatcagtgtaaatgttATATACCGTCATTAGTGGCACGATTTTTCCGTGTATAGTTGAAAGCCACGTGATACAGCAGCACTCGCAACTCCTTCACTTTTTAGAAGCATCCACTGTATTTAAATTGAGAGACCACAGATCATTATGAActgcattgtttttatttttgaaaggcAACACTATATGTTTCAGTTACAAGTTGTAAAGTCTTTTTGTCGATAATGAGCTCAAACGCTTAAaccaataaaacataaaaaaaaaaaaaaaaaaaaaaaagataaaaacacattCTGTCATAATAGCCTTTTAGAGCACACTGAAACAGGAGGGAATAATTTACAAGTTTGAGTGTTTGGAGggaaaatgagaacaaaaaaactgaaatggaAAGACAGCTTTCAAACAGCAGATGTGCATTAGGTCTTCATTCTGACATCTGCaggtattaaaaaaacaaaacaaaaaaaaactacctccGTTGACTAGGATCAGGTATTGGTCCACTCTAAATCTCACTTCATGATGATTTGGGGTTTTCTTGCTAGTGAGGTGAGGAGAAGATCCACTTCAGGATTAAGGCAGTCGAGCAGAAATCCTTGTGTGGTTTCCATTGGTACACCCAAAAATGTCTTCGTCTGCTGCTTAACTGACTCCAACCTGGGTTCAGATGATAACCTGGGCTTTTCTCGTCCGAGGTCCCTATACATGTGAATTAAAGTGTTGGCAGTTCAATTATTTAGGAAGTCAGAAACTGTTGTTTAAACctattcaaataatttttttttatttttcccttcaatttacaaaaacagaaaatgcactCAACCACTTCAACCCAAACTAGATTGGAGACTTGCCAACCATTCACCACATCAACCTCTGAGCCCACTCGCAGACAGTGACACGCGATCAGTGTTTTCTCGCCACACAGACTTCGCTAGCACAAAATAGCATTTTCACACAGGGTGATAACTAGGAGGAGgggaaaaacatacatttaagcACAGCATTCACATCAAATCAGACAGGAGATGGCTACAAACACAAAGCACTTAACAATTCACAGACGTCAAAGAATGAAGGGTTGGTAAACAGCAATCAAATAAAGCGGAGACCATAAGGGTCTCGAGGTGTTATTATATGTAGACTGTGGTCACTAGGATAACATTCACGTGTGCTTCTTCCCCCTCACACTCACACAAAGCCACAGGTTCTTCCCAACTCTCGCAGGCATTTGTTCGTTTGTGAAAAaggcacaaagaaaaaaatctctGCACAAACAGTCCTCCTCACACTTGCGTTCGTTCAACGTTTCCTCTCCCGCTCGCTCATTCTCACTTGGTCCAACACAAAATCTCATTCATCGACTCCCAAAAGCGACCACAGCAGACATGAATTCtatattccaaaaaaaaaaagaggaggaaaaaaaggcaACACCCACCGTCTAACACAGTATATGCAGAGTGAAGCTGTGTTCTTGGATGACAAAGCATTTACACATTGGAGGAGGGGAACTGATACTGAGATCGGTCGAACATTGCAGCCAATGAGGCGCTTCCTCCCGGGAAATTGCGAAAGAGTTGGTGAACTGCAGAAGAGATTTTTTTATGAGGGCGTTTCCAAAAAgatcaaacacaaaaacaaacaatatacaaTCAAATGCATACATTTATCTGACCATATCTAGCCCAATTCACGTGGGGTCGTGGGGAGTGGGGGTAGCTCTGCTGCACGTGCATGTGATATGCAGTTATACATGCATCCATTGGTTATTGTTGTGGAGCATTGTTATTTTCCAAATTGAACTATGTAGAATTGCATTTTAACTAAGAAAATCTGTCACCTGCTACATGCACAACTGGAGTCAGTCTCACAATAGTAATAATTTATCTTTTCAATGGAATCATTGGAAAAGAACTGTTGAAATGATACTAACTTAAGATATAGGGCATTCCCATGTTGCAGGTATACTTACCAGAGTATCTCAATGGTAATGGAAAGTTTTAACTATTATAGAATTACATTCCCCAGTTAGTAGATTTGGTCTCCATAGATGAGCCAAAGCCAGAACTGTAGCTGGAGGCCGGGGTGGTGCCTGCAGCCCAGCCGACGCTAGCAGAGGTGGGACTGCTATAACTGGTGCTGGCAGAGCTATATGTCTGGTCTCGGGTGGTGGTGGCTGTGCCCGCTGTGGTGGAAGCACCCTGCTGGTTAGCTAGCATCATTCCCCAACTGCTCTGCAGTGCTGCCTGAGCAGCAGCCACCATTGCTGGGTTAAGGCCAAGAGCCCCATAGTTAACACCCCCACTAGTACTTCCTAAACCCCCACGACTGCTAGCATAACCCTGACTGAACCCACCAGCCCCAAATCGTCCTCGATCCATCATTTGCCTACTATTGTTGTGCTTAGGCTCGGCGTTGGAGATGTGTACGCTGACTCCTTTGATGATCAGGTCTTCTCCACACAGAGCTTGGGCAACCTGAGGGAGATAAAAAAGGAGATCCTTGGGGTTACCATCACCCCCTTTGTTGTTAGCATAAAGGATTAGGCATATGATTAAGATATCTGCAGTAGAATGAGAATATTCCATATTGTTTTTTCAGGTATTGTCATTTTAATACTTTTACTGCTTCCTGTAAAGCACACCtgtcaaatctggcccttttgTGCAGTCATGGGCAactatcacagcgagggccacaaaaatatgattgtatctgattcaagggccacattatgaacATTTATGTCAGGCTCAGCATTTAgagtaatga
This portion of the Gouania willdenowi chromosome 7, fGouWil2.1, whole genome shotgun sequence genome encodes:
- the tardbpa gene encoding TAR DNA binding protein, like isoform X3; amino-acid sequence: MEEIDAASAVKVKRGFQKTSDLIVLGLPWKTTEQDLKDYFTTFGEVIMVQVKRDSKTGNSKGFGFVRFTEYETQSKVIAQRHMIDGRWCDCKLPNSKMCLDEPMRSRKIFVGRCTEDITTDDLRQYFMQYGEVTDVFIPKPFRAFAFVTFADDQVAQALCGEDLIIKGVSVHISNAEPKHNNSRQMMDRGRFGAGGFSQGYASSRGGLGSTSGGVNYGALGLNPAMVAAAQAALQSSWGMMLANQQGASTTAGTATTTRDQTYSSASTSYSSPTSASVGWAAGTTPASSYSSGFGSSMETKSTNWGM